In Patescibacteria group bacterium, the genomic window GGAAGAATAACAAAAAAGCAAAATGCAAAACTCAAAATTATGGAGTCCCGCAAAGCGGGACAGAATTCTTTCATTTTGATTTTTGGTCTTTGATTTTTGCATTTCACACAAAGGTATGTCCTTTCCCCACCGCGTGAGACCAGGAAGGCGCGCCCAAGCCCGCCTGTCTGGGCGCAGGACGAAATGGTTCTTAGGAGCCGCGGCGCTGTTGCTTGTGTCAGGCGGCGTTCTTTTTTTATATTTCACCAGAGGGACCACCCTTGTGCTAGATAGTGCGGACGTGTCAGGTGAAGCCTCATCCACCGCCCAAGACATCCCTCCTGCCGGAAGCGATGAGTTCATGCCGCCTTTTTCGGCGGACACGTTCGAAGGGAAACGTTTTTCAGTGGCGGAGTATGAGGATAAAACCGCGGTTATTATTGATTTTTGGGCTTCATGGTGTTCGTTTTGCGTAAAGGAAATGCCGCTTATACAGCACATGGCGGATTTGTACGGGAAAGACAAGCTTACCGTGGTCGGCATTCATCGCGGCGACTCTGAGCCTGTAGAAAAGGGAGTAGCGCTCGCGGCGAAGTTAGGGATAAAATATCTCCTGCTCCAGGATCCTGAAGGGAAATATTTCAAGTTGCTCGGGCAGGGGAAACCATTCATGCCGCTTACCATATTTATAGACCGCGAAGGGCGCATAGTGGAGCGGCGCATCGGCCCCAAAACGGCGGAAGAAATACGGGTGAGCACGGCGAAGATCATAGCCCCATGAGGGGAAATTCTAAACTCTCTCGTTACGCGAGATCTGGCGTAGCCAGATAAATTCTAAATACTAAACAAATCCAAAATCCAAATTACCGAAATTCAAAACGATTTTGGGCATTTGGGTTTTGAGCTTGGAATTTATTTAGGATTTAGGGCTTCGGATTTAGAGCTTCTCAATGTTTTTGCACACTTTCCATCCTTCTCCCATTCTTTTTTCTTTTGGTCCCTTTTCCGTCCACTGGTACGGTCTTTTCATGCTCGCAGGCGTCGCGGCAGGCTACGCAATTGCGCGGCGCACGTTTGCGTGGGCGCGCGTTTCCCCCTCGGTCCTTGATCGTCTCGTCACTGCGCTCATTCTGGGCGGCTTCATAGGCGCCCGACTCTATCATGTCCTGAACGTATTCGGGTATTATTGGTCGCATCCTTTGGACGTGTTCGCCGTGTGGAAAGGGGGTCTTGCGATCCACGGCGCGCTCTTGGGAGGATTGATTGCATTGTGGTGGTTTGTCGGCAAGCGTACACACCCTGTCCCGATATGTCGGGACATCCCTCTCAAGAGGGGATTTCGTACGGTCGAGTCCCCTCCTACGGAGGGGTGGCCGCAGGCCGGGGTGGGTGGTGCCCGCGAAAGGTTGTGCACATGTTTACTGATCACCGACCTCCTTGCGCCTTCCGTCGCGCTCGGCCAGGCGATTGGCCGCTGGGGAAATTATTTTCGGCAGGAGCTCTATGGCCTGCCGACTGACCTGCCGTGGGGAATTCCCATCGATGCTGCGCATCGGCTCTCTGATTTCACGCAGTACAAATATTTTCATCCCGTATTTCTCTATGAGTCAGTGTGGTTAATCATTGTGTGTATTATCCTTCTTGTCATCCTGAGCGGAGTGATGCGGAGCAGAACAGAGTCGAAGGATCTCCGGCGAATGCCGGTCGGTCGCATCTTCTTCCTCTACCTCATCCTTGCAGGACTCGGGAGATTCTTCATAGAATTTTTACGCATCGACCCGATGCCGCTGGTGTACGGCGTGCGCCTGCAGCAGCTCGTGAGTATAATCTTAATAATGGTAGGATTTGGTGGAATTGTTTGGATGCGGCACCTGGCTCGGGGAGGAGAAGATAATTAATTCTATTGCATAAAACAGAAGAAACGTGTACGATAGCCAGTGAAGAAATACTGCATATCATGCCAAAATATAAAGCAAAAAATGAAAATTTTTTTAAACACTGGTCGCCTTCGATGGCATATACACTTGGTTTTTTCTGCGCAGACGGTTCGATGTTTGTAAATCCACGAGGGAGCAGGTATGTTGCCTTTTACTCAAATGACAGGAATGTGCTTGAATTTATTCGCAGGGCTATTGGTGCGGCACATAAAATAAGTGTCAAACAAGTAGGGAAATTCGGAAGGAAATCGCCAGCATATTTTCTTCAGATTGGGAGTAAAGAAATGTTTATTGACTTGTCCCGAATGGGTATCATGATCAATAAGAGTAAACGAATGGTGCTTCCAGATATTCCTGAGGATTGCTTCTCTCCTTTTGTGAGGGGTTATTTTGACGGAGACGGCAATGTCGTGTATGGTCTATATAAAAGAAAAGCTCGGCCCCATCCTGCGAGGATATTACGGGTTAGCTTTACTTCAGGGAGCAGGGGGTTTCTTAAATCGTTATCGGAAAGATTATTTAGTACGTTACAGATTGAAGGTGTTCTAAGTTATTACGGGAGAGCATGGCGCCTTGTGTATAGCAATCGTCCATCATTACACTTATTGGAGTTTATGTATGCGCCTCGCTTAGATCAGCTTCCCGTGCTACAAAGAAAATTTGAGAGGTTTATAAAAGCGAAAAAATATATGTAGGGGCCGGTGGTGTAGCCTGGTTTGCACACCTCCCTGTCACGGAGGTAGTCGCGGGTTCAAATCCCGTCCGGCCCGTTGTGTTTTTCACCACCTTGATAGAGGGCGGTGATATTATTTTCGATTGACTAAAGTCAATTTTTGCTGTATAGTAGAAACAGACAGTGCGAAGGAAAAAACAAAAATGCAGTTTCAAATACAAAAAAGCGCGCAGGCCAACCACACGTCTATCGAACAACAAGAGCGGCCAGAATCCTTGGACCTGGAATCATCGGTCGATGATTTTAGGTTTGAGAAGGAAGTGTCGCAGAGGCACTCTTTATTATTTTCGTCGTTCTTCCGCAAACCTCCGCGCCCACTCCTCTGGCCGTATTAAAAAATGGCAGAAATTGGAATATAAACTTAAATAGTCGCCATTATGGCGATTTTTTATTTGGCTTCACGCTCCCAGCTTCTAGATTTTAAATTCCAACTCCTAGATGCCCATACCCTTGACATGCGCCGCAGATCGTGTTAATCTTCCCTGTTTTAGCAATCCCAAACAAACCAACAATATATAACAGTGTAACAGTCTAGCAATTCAACAGCATATCGATGTAACAGTTTAACACTGTAACAATTTAACAATTCATCCAACAAGGGCTCTCCTCTGGTGGTTGGGGTGTATACACCCAGAGTGAGCAATAACTTCTCTATCCAGATCTGCGTTTATCTGCGTGTGATCTGCGAAGATCGGCGTTATTGTACTCTTTCCCCCCTAACCTCCAGTTGCGAGTTCTGGTTTCAAGAACTCATTGCGGCTGGAGGTTGGTTGTTTTTCATCCCGCACCGAGCCTGCCTGAACTTGATTCGGGGATGCGGGATCCAGAGGACACCTCTTTCGTCATTCCGGATTTATTCCGGAATCCAGAAAAAACAAAAATACAATAACGATATTTCATTTCCGTTGGGATTAAAGCATCTTTTCATGTTTTGCTTTCAAGGGGAATGAATTAGAGATAGCAAATTGAAAATTCAGAAATTCAATGATAGAACAATAAAATAAAAAGAAAGGTAGGTTTGTTATGGCAGAAGAAGCGGAAAAACAGACAAACGCCGGGCCGATCACGGTCAGCAAGGATGTGCTCGACATCGTGATCAACGAGGCCATTCGGCCACTTGCGCGGCATCTGGTGATGTCCCTGCCAGATGATGTATTAAAGGATCGTGCAAGATTGTGGTCGATGGCTACTCCGGCGCTCGCGTTTGCGGTGGCGCGGGCATTGCCGGACAAGGGGGTCTGGAAGACGGTGGACATTTTCCAGAAGGAATTTTTCTCCGAGGTCGGGCAGGCGTTGCGCGACCGTGCGTCCGGCATGCTTAAAGAAATTGCCACGCACGAACCGAAGATTGCGCACTTGCCGAAGGCCGAGGCGGTTTCTTTTGGATTGGTGTTTACGACCCTCGGCAGGACATCGCAAGGCGTGGCAGTACTTAAGAGGATCGGATCTTACGGAGGGGACGGCCTTGCATTGTACGCGCATTTTGCTGGCATCCCGGCGGCCCAGCTTGAACAGCAATTGAGAGGGTTGAAGCCAGAGGCGGTAGACGCCCTAATGCTTACCTTCAAGAAGCCGGAAAAACAACCCAGCGCCCCGATCTTGCCAAAGATGACAGCTAAACTCGACGGCTGGAAGAGTCGGGCGCGGCAGGCAGCTGACAAATACAATAAAAAGAAAGGATGGTGGTAAGTCATGGAGTTCCTCGAGCTATTTCATTCCTGGCTGGCCTACCAAGGTCGGCGGATCCAATGGACGGTCAGGTTTCTCGGTGCCACCGTCCTTATCACGGCAGTCCTTATCTCCTGGGGATTGTTTGTGCAAATGAGCATTGGGCTCATCATCGTAGGCGTACTGTTTTCGTTTGTGGGGTTCGTGCTGTTTGGGATACTCCGCCATTTGATTTTATTGGTATTAGCTGAGGCGGCTGGGGAATTGGTGACGAAGACCCGCGAAGCGATTCAGACGTATTTGAAATTCATGGGGGTGGTGGTATTGAGCGAGGCGATCGGGCTGAATTATCTGGGGCTCGTTTTTATCTTCGGGACACCGGATAAGATTATCTTCGGTCTGATTTCGCTCGCAGTCCTGATCCTGCTTTTGGGCGGCGGGATCAAGGGGGAGAAATTTATTCCCACCGTCACCGGACTCGCCTGGGTCGAGTTCGGTCTCGCAACCACATACCTCATCGCGCCGGAGGAGTTAAGGGCTCTCTTCGGGGAATTGAGACAGCTTCCATTTTTGGGGAATCTTGCATTGGTTGCTCTTGGTTACCTTGTGGTAAGCAAGGTCGCTAGGAAGAGAACTGGGCAGAGTGCTTCGGGTTTAACCACCGCCACCGTCAGCTCAACTACAACGCCAGCTTCGGGGTACGGTAGTGGTGCCAGCAAGAGCAAGGGGAGCGGGCTGTTCGGCTTCCTCATTTTTCTCCTTGTTCTTGGGGCGGCTGTCGGTGGCATTCTCTTCTTCACGCTTCCCAAGGAGAAACTGACGCCGGAGTATCGGGCGGAGGTTTTCGGGGCAGTGAAGGGAGAGGTCGGGAAGGTAACCAGCGAAGTCAAATCTCGCTTGGATACTTTCCGCGGCCCGCAAGCGCAAGCCGCACCCGCACCCAAGCCAGCAGCCGCGGCGCCTATGAAGCTCTCCGTCGATCTTTCCGGTGCACGCGTTCTTGTGTATCGGGAGAGTGATGGAAGTGCACAGGGCCAGTTCATCGGTCCGGTGCTTGCGACGGCTATGACTGGCACGATCTCTCGGGACGCGGGAGGACCCGAGACGATTAGTGTGGCGCTGTGCTTTTCGCGACACGATAGTGTCCTTGCTGTCGCCTCCCATCCGTTCAAGGAGAACGAAAGCTACACCTTCAAGTCCTCTGGAGTGCCCTACGTGTGGGCGCCGAAGGGGACGAAGGGAAAAGTCAATTTGGTTCTAAATTAAAGCTCGCGTTGAGGACGTGAGAAAGGCCGGATAGATCTTTTATCCGGCCTTGATTTTTTTATTTATTTCTGTTATGATATAAGTGTTTTATACCCAATCTTTAACTAAAAAAGTATGCTTACCTCTGCGATTCAGCAGTTTGTAGCCCAGCTCATGACGGATGCCGGGCTCGATGCCCTTGCGCCAGAGTTCAAAGAGGATTATGCTGAACAGCTTGCTGCACAAGTAGAACGTCGCATTGGGATAAAAGCCGTGGGGATGCTTGATTTCAAAGGTAAGCAAGAATACCTCAAATTTATCGAAAAATTCGAAAATAAAGTGCCAAATCCCGAGGAGGCGCATAAATTTTTCCAGCAGCATGTGACGGATTTTGACACGAAAATGCAGACCGTACTCGACGATTTTTCAAAAGAATTCTTATCATCTATTAAGAAAGATTAATATTGTTTATATGTCTGAACATCCACAGCAACGACAGGAGGCAGAGGGAGGAATACATCAATTCATTGACACGAGCGGAGCGACTATCGGACCTACTGTTGATCAGAATTTTAACGGCGCGCATATCGGTCCCCATACCGAAGAGAATTTTAGCGGCGCGCGCATTGGCGGCATGCACGCAGAACACGTCGATGGCGGTATCAATGTCACTATCGGCTCGCCACGAGATGTAACGGCAGAAAAAGAGAAGACAGCTGCGCGTGAGGAGACGACCACAAAGAAGGCTGCAACTCATGAGGAAAAGCCAGCGAGCGAAGAAAAGGGTAAGGGGACAAATCAGGAAGCAAAGGAGCAAAAAGATGTAACGTATAAACTTACCCAGGGTGAATTTGATATGTTAGTATTGGCGACAAAGGTGAAATTACGCAGGAAAGAAGTTACACCAGAAGAATTGGGAAAAGTATTAGAGCAGGCGGTAAAGGATGTGATTGGCGTTGCCGCAAAGGAGAAACGGGCAAGAAAAGACGTAAAGGTTTATTCTCTCGAAGACTTCAAGACGGCACTTGGCATAGGTAAAAAGAAAGAAGAAGAACCAAAGGAGGAATATGCACTGACTGATGCTGAATTGGCAAGTGCGGTGCGGAGGCTGAAAAAAGCATTTCCTCTTGAGGGAAACAAAGAGCCGCCTGATGAAGGTATTATGTTTATAGTGAAAGACGAAATGTTGAAACGCGGCGAAAAGGCTGAAACACCGAAAGACGCAAAGGTCTTGACAATCGCGCAGATCAGGGATGCATATAAGAGACCAGAGAAGAAGGAACAGAAAGAAGAAGCGTCCTTTCAGATGACTCCTTTTGAGTTTAAATATGTAGTCAAACGGCTTTTGGAATGGAAAGTGACGGCGGACAAACTTTCTGTGATAGATGTACAGAGAATTAAGCTTGACCCCGCCAGGAGAAGAGGGGGGGAACAGCCGCGTACGTACACCTTGGATGATATAAGGAAGGCTTTAGGATCCGAAGGGGCGGGCGGTCAGACAGACAAGAGTGCGAGGAAAGATGATAAAGATGGCAATGCACCACCACCTGAGAAGGAAGCGCCTGACGGTGGATACCAGTATAGTAAGGCTGAAATGGCGTCTGTTGTGAAATCACTTGCTGACCAGATGATTGATCCCCAGAATTTAACGGCTGAAGATATTCGCGCAATATCATATCCTGTTGAGGAACATGCAGAGCGGGGTGCGGTTACTTTGGAGGATCTAAAACAGGCCTTGGCTGAAGAGTTGGGGAAGAGGGCGGGAGGAGAACATGAGGGTTTTAAGCCAAAAACCAAGGAGGAGCTTGAGGCGATTGCCCCCGAGCCTTATAAGGTTACTTATAACGGAGCTACCTATGATATCCGACAGGTAATGGATAATGCTGATAAGCTTGCGCGAGTGAGGGATGCGTTTGGCATTGAAGGGAAAGAGAGA contains:
- a CDS encoding TlpA disulfide reductase family protein; translated protein: MSFPHRVRPGRRAQARLSGRRTKWFLGAAALLLVSGGVLFLYFTRGTTLVLDSADVSGEASSTAQDIPPAGSDEFMPPFSADTFEGKRFSVAEYEDKTAVIIDFWASWCSFCVKEMPLIQHMADLYGKDKLTVVGIHRGDSEPVEKGVALAAKLGIKYLLLQDPEGKYFKLLGQGKPFMPLTIFIDREGRIVERRIGPKTAEEIRVSTAKIIAP
- the lgt gene encoding prolipoprotein diacylglyceryl transferase, which encodes MHTFHPSPILFSFGPFSVHWYGLFMLAGVAAGYAIARRTFAWARVSPSVLDRLVTALILGGFIGARLYHVLNVFGYYWSHPLDVFAVWKGGLAIHGALLGGLIALWWFVGKRTHPVPICRDIPLKRGFRTVESPPTEGWPQAGVGGARERLCTCLLITDLLAPSVALGQAIGRWGNYFRQELYGLPTDLPWGIPIDAAHRLSDFTQYKYFHPVFLYESVWLIIVCIILLVILSGVMRSRTESKDLRRMPVGRIFFLYLILAGLGRFFIEFLRIDPMPLVYGVRLQQLVSIILIMVGFGGIVWMRHLARGGEDN
- a CDS encoding LAGLIDADG family homing endonuclease, producing the protein MPKYKAKNENFFKHWSPSMAYTLGFFCADGSMFVNPRGSRYVAFYSNDRNVLEFIRRAIGAAHKISVKQVGKFGRKSPAYFLQIGSKEMFIDLSRMGIMINKSKRMVLPDIPEDCFSPFVRGYFDGDGNVVYGLYKRKARPHPARILRVSFTSGSRGFLKSLSERLFSTLQIEGVLSYYGRAWRLVYSNRPSLHLLEFMYAPRLDQLPVLQRKFERFIKAKKYM